Within the Streptomyces sp. R41 genome, the region GCCGCTGACGGAGGCGATCCACAGATCCTCGCGGACCTCGTCGTGCAGCCAGCGGAAGCCGTCGGGCGGCAGGGGCGAGCCGGTGGTGGCGACGCACCGCACGCGCGCGAGGTCGAAGTCCCGGGAGGGGTGGACGCCCGCCTTGTGGCATGCCATGACGTACGCCGCGGAAGTGCCGAAGAGGGTCGCCCCCGTGCGTTCGGCGATGCGCCACTGGGCGCCCGTGTCCGGGTAGCCGGGGCTGCCGTCGTACAGGACGATCGTGGTGCCCGTGAGCAGGCCGGAGACGAGGAAGTTCCACATCATCCAGCCCGTGGAGGTGAACCAGAAGAAGCGGTCGTCGGGGCCCAGGTCGCAGTGCAGGCCGAGCTGCTTGAGGTGCTCGACGAGGATGCCGCCCTGGGACTGGACGATGGCCTTGGGGAGGCCGGTCGTGCCGGAGGAGTAGAGCACCCACAAGGGGTGGTCGAAGGGCACCGGCTCGAAGACTGGCTCCACGTCGGCAGAGGTCAGGGCGGACCATTCCAGAGCGCCCTCGGGTGCCTCGGTGCCGAGCAGCGGGATGTGGACTACGGCACGCAGGGTGGGCAGTTCCCGGCGCAGTTCGGCGACGGTGTCGCGGCGGTCGTGCTCCTTGCCGCCGTAGCGGTAGCCGTCGACCGTGAAGAGCACGACGGGTTCGACCTGCTGGAAACGGTCGAGGACACTGCGGGCGCCGAAGTCGGGGGCACAGGACGTCCAGACGCCTCCCACGGCGGCTGTCGCGAGCAGGGCGACCACGGCCTGCGGAATGTTCGGGAGATAGCCGCTGACGCGGTCTCCCGGGCGTACGCCGAGAGCGCGCAGCTCGGCGGCCAGGGAGCCGACCTGGCGGCGCAGCTCGGACCAGGTCACCGGGGTCGGCTCATGGGTCTCGTCGACATACAGGAGGGCCGGCTCGTCCGCACGGGTCTCCGCCGCGCGCAGCGCGTGCTCCGCGTAATTGAGGGTCGCCCCGGGGAACCATTCCGCGCCGGGCATGGAGCGATCGCCGAGCACGCGCGCGTAGGGCGTCGAAAACCGTACGTCGAACCACTCGGTCACGGCTTGCCAGAACGTGTCCAGCTCGTCCACCGACCAGCGGTGCAGCGCCGCGTAGTCGCCGTCGGACGGGGCTCCGTGGTGCTCGGCCGCCCAGGCCTGGAACTTCGTGACCTGCGCCTGGGCGATGCGTTCCTCGGTGGGCTGCCAGAGCGGCGAGGGGTTCGCGATGGACATGGGGCGGCTCCCGGACTGTGCGCGTCGTGTGCGTCTGTCGCGCACGAGCTGGGGTGTGCGCGTCACGCGGCTGACACGGACGATGCCATGTGATCGACTTCTGCACCAGGGTGCGCCACACATAGTCGGCAGAGTGAAGATGTGGCGTCGCCACGGGTGAACGGGAGTTGAACGACTCACCCATTTGGCGCCGGCAATGGCAGGGTGAGCAGCATGGACGGTCGTGACCTGGTGCGTTCGGTGAAGTCGGTCGGTTCGGGGGGTGCCACTCAAAAGTTGCGCATCATGCGGGCCGCGTGGCGCAGGAGGCGTGCCGACGCCACCGGGTTGCCGCGACGGGGCGCCGAACGCGCGCGGGTGCCCGGGCCGGTGCGCGGTGTG harbors:
- a CDS encoding acetoacetate--CoA ligase; this encodes MSIANPSPLWQPTEERIAQAQVTKFQAWAAEHHGAPSDGDYAALHRWSVDELDTFWQAVTEWFDVRFSTPYARVLGDRSMPGAEWFPGATLNYAEHALRAAETRADEPALLYVDETHEPTPVTWSELRRQVGSLAAELRALGVRPGDRVSGYLPNIPQAVVALLATAAVGGVWTSCAPDFGARSVLDRFQQVEPVVLFTVDGYRYGGKEHDRRDTVAELRRELPTLRAVVHIPLLGTEAPEGALEWSALTSADVEPVFEPVPFDHPLWVLYSSGTTGLPKAIVQSQGGILVEHLKQLGLHCDLGPDDRFFWFTSTGWMMWNFLVSGLLTGTTIVLYDGSPGYPDTGAQWRIAERTGATLFGTSAAYVMACHKAGVHPSRDFDLARVRCVATTGSPLPPDGFRWLHDEVREDLWIASVSGGTDVCSCFAGAVPTLPVYIGELQAPGLGTDLQSWDPSGKPLTDEVGELVVTNPMPSMPIRFWNDPDGSRYHDSYFDTYPGVWRHGDWITVTSRGSVIIHGRSDSTLNRQGVRMGSADIYEAVERLPEIKESLVIGIEQPDGGYWMPLFVHLAPGAVLDEALLNRIKQTIREQLSPRHVPDEVIEVPGVPHTLTGKRIEVPVKRLLQGASLEKAVNVGSVDNVELLRFYEELARKRA